One part of the Vitis riparia cultivar Riparia Gloire de Montpellier isolate 1030 chromosome 6, EGFV_Vit.rip_1.0, whole genome shotgun sequence genome encodes these proteins:
- the LOC117917111 gene encoding pleiotropic drug resistance protein 1-like: MVVIAMTLFLRTKMHKNSTDDGSIYTGALFFTVFMIMFNGMAELAMAIAKLPVFYKQRDLLFYPTWAYALPSWVLKIPITFVEVGVWVFITYYVIGFDPNVERLFRQYLLLLPAKNWISYPI, from the exons ATGGTAGTGATTGCAATGACACTCTTCCTAAGAACTAAGATGCACAAAAATTCAACAGATGATGGAAGCATTTACACCGGTGCTTTGTTCTTCACTGTTTTCATGATCATGTTTAATGGAATGGCAGAACTTGCCATGGCAATTGCAAAACTTCCCGTATTTTACAAGCAAAGAGACCTACTCTTCTATCCTACATGGGCATATGCTCTTCCATCATGGGTGCTCAAGATCCCCATCACATTTGTTGAAGTTGGTGTTTGGGTGTTCATCACTTATTATGTCATTGGATTTGATCCAAATGTGGAAAG ATTGTTTAGACAATATCTTCTCCTCTTGCCAGCTAAAAACTGGATTTCTTACCCCATATAG